The proteins below are encoded in one region of Pseudonocardia sp. DSM 110487:
- a CDS encoding response regulator transcription factor has protein sequence MIRVLIADDEALMRAGIGLILANAPDVEVAAEADNGPAAVRACQEHKVDVALLDIRMPGGDGLAATREIARLSPRTNVVVLTTFGEDRYVAEAMRSGATGFLLKDTGPADLVHAVRTAARGESVLAQQITRRLVERHLVSGGASDEARQRVRKLTPTERDVLRLVGTGASNAEIAAELFLGTGTVKAHLSRVLTQLGCANRVQAAIVAHEAGLLTAQPG, from the coding sequence GTGATCCGCGTGCTCATCGCCGACGACGAGGCCCTCATGCGCGCCGGGATAGGCCTGATCCTCGCCAACGCCCCCGATGTAGAGGTGGCTGCCGAGGCGGACAACGGCCCCGCGGCGGTACGTGCGTGCCAGGAACACAAGGTGGACGTGGCGTTACTGGACATTCGCATGCCCGGCGGCGATGGTCTCGCGGCCACGAGGGAGATCGCGCGCCTGAGCCCGCGGACCAACGTCGTGGTGCTCACGACGTTCGGCGAGGACCGCTATGTGGCGGAGGCGATGCGCTCGGGTGCGACCGGGTTCCTCCTCAAGGACACCGGTCCCGCCGACCTGGTGCACGCGGTGCGCACAGCCGCGCGAGGCGAGTCCGTGCTGGCACAGCAGATCACCCGCAGACTGGTCGAGCGGCACCTGGTGTCCGGCGGTGCCAGTGACGAAGCGCGACAGCGGGTGCGGAAGCTGACCCCGACCGAGCGGGACGTGCTCCGGCTGGTGGGCACGGGTGCCTCGAACGCGGAAATCGCCGCCGAACTGTTCCTCGGCACCGGCACGGTGAAGGCGCACCTGAGCCGGGTGCTGACCCAGCTAGGTTGCGCCAACCGAGTGCAGGCAGCCATCGTCGCGCACGAGGCTGGCCTGCTCACCGCCCAGCCCGGCTGA
- a CDS encoding LysE family translocator, whose translation MDLVAALPAFVVAVFLISASPGPAMALILRRAALRGFGGAVPTVLGLEAGLYVWALLAAAGFAALVAASEVAYLVLRVAGAAFLIFLGVRAWRAAWLQRRRPPAEPEPAAVTPARGWAAFGEGFIVMLANPKAAVFMIAFYPQFVPVDMPLFATTAVLAALQVVLETGFYLALAAGVARAGGWLRRPRIRARMEAMSGTVLVGLGLRVAVTAR comes from the coding sequence GTGGATCTCGTCGCCGCCCTCCCCGCCTTCGTCGTCGCCGTCTTCCTCATCTCGGCCTCGCCGGGTCCGGCGATGGCGCTGATCCTGCGGCGGGCGGCGCTGCGCGGGTTCGGCGGCGCCGTGCCCACCGTGCTCGGGTTGGAGGCGGGGCTGTACGTGTGGGCGCTGCTGGCCGCCGCCGGGTTCGCCGCCCTGGTAGCGGCGTCGGAGGTCGCCTACCTGGTGCTGCGGGTCGCGGGCGCCGCGTTCCTGATCTTCCTGGGGGTGCGGGCGTGGCGGGCGGCGTGGCTGCAGCGCCGGCGGCCCCCGGCAGAGCCGGAACCAGCGGCGGTCACGCCGGCGAGGGGGTGGGCGGCGTTCGGCGAGGGCTTCATCGTCATGCTCGCCAACCCGAAGGCGGCCGTGTTCATGATCGCGTTCTACCCGCAGTTCGTGCCGGTCGACATGCCGCTGTTCGCCACCACCGCAGTGCTGGCCGCGCTGCAGGTCGTGCTGGAGACCGGGTTCTACCTGGCACTGGCGGCCGGGGTGGCGCGAGCGGGCGGGTGGCTGCGCAGGCCGCGGATCCGGGCGCGGATGGAGGCGATGAGCGGCACAGTCCTGGTCGGGCTCGGGCTGCGGGTGGCCGTCACCGCGCGCTGA
- a CDS encoding IS256 family transposase, which translates to MLTVVPGGADADDPRGAGGSASLIDEIVREGARRMLSEALQAEVDASIAQFAGERDDHGRRLVVRNGSHQPREVLTSAGAVEVTAPRVNDRRTDPDTGQRRRFSSAILPPWCRKTPKVTEVLPLLYLHGLCLLVLIGVRADGRKELVALADGYCESVESWADLLRDCARRGMSAPVLAVGDGALGFWGALREVFPATREQRNWFHKIANVLGALPKSAHPGAKKALAEIWNAEDRRHALDAVTSFKAAYGTKFGKAVAKITDDLEQLLAFYDFPAEHWIRLRTTNPIESTFATVRHRTKITRGPGSRAAGLAMAFKLIQAAQDRWRAVNAPHLVALVRAGATFEAGKLVERPNQQPQPKAA; encoded by the coding sequence GTGCTCACCGTAGTTCCTGGAGGTGCCGATGCCGATGACCCCCGCGGAGCGGGTGGTTCGGCGAGTCTGATCGACGAGATCGTGCGTGAGGGTGCCCGCCGGATGCTCTCCGAAGCCCTGCAGGCCGAGGTCGACGCCTCCATCGCCCAGTTCGCGGGCGAGCGCGACGACCACGGCCGGCGGCTGGTCGTGCGCAACGGCTCCCACCAGCCGCGCGAGGTGCTCACCAGCGCCGGGGCGGTCGAGGTGACGGCGCCGCGGGTCAATGACCGCCGCACCGACCCCGACACCGGCCAGCGGCGCCGGTTCTCCTCAGCGATCCTGCCGCCGTGGTGCCGTAAGACGCCGAAGGTCACCGAGGTGCTGCCGCTGCTCTATCTGCACGGGCTGTGCCTGCTCGTGCTGATCGGGGTGCGGGCCGACGGCCGCAAGGAGCTCGTTGCGCTGGCCGACGGTTACTGCGAGTCGGTCGAGTCGTGGGCGGACCTGCTGCGCGACTGCGCGCGGCGCGGCATGTCCGCCCCGGTGCTCGCGGTCGGCGATGGCGCGCTCGGGTTCTGGGGCGCGCTGCGCGAGGTGTTTCCGGCCACCCGGGAGCAGCGCAACTGGTTCCACAAGATCGCCAACGTGCTCGGGGCGCTACCGAAGTCGGCGCATCCGGGGGCGAAGAAGGCGCTTGCGGAGATCTGGAACGCCGAGGACCGCCGGCACGCCCTCGACGCCGTCACCAGCTTCAAGGCCGCCTACGGCACGAAGTTCGGCAAGGCCGTCGCGAAGATCACCGACGATCTCGAGCAGCTGCTGGCCTTCTACGACTTCCCGGCCGAGCACTGGATCCGCCTGCGCACCACGAACCCGATCGAGTCGACCTTCGCCACCGTCCGCCACCGCACCAAGATCACCCGCGGGCCCGGCTCACGCGCGGCCGGGCTGGCAATGGCGTTCAAGCTCATCCAGGCCGCCCAGGACCGCTGGCGCGCAGTCAACGCCCCGCACCTCGTCGCCCTCGTCCGCGCCGGCGCCACCTTCGAGGCCGGCAAGCTCGTCGAACGACCTAACCAACAACCCCAACCCAAAGCCGCCTAA
- a CDS encoding nuclear transport factor 2 family protein, with product MSTRPEELHPALTTAYNAGDLESMLALYDPKAVFVIKPGRVTDGPAELRTALRRLIELRGHLTIHPHAFVRSDDVVLVLGKYTLSGRRRDGTPLELESRFADVLRRQPDGRWLLAVDNGFNGD from the coding sequence ATGTCGACTCGACCCGAGGAGCTGCACCCGGCGCTCACCACCGCCTACAACGCCGGCGACCTCGAGAGCATGCTCGCACTCTACGACCCGAAAGCCGTCTTCGTGATCAAGCCAGGTCGCGTCACCGACGGACCCGCGGAGCTGCGCACGGCGCTGCGGCGACTCATCGAGCTCCGCGGCCACCTGACCATCCACCCGCACGCCTTTGTCCGCTCGGACGATGTCGTCCTCGTCCTCGGCAAGTACACCCTCTCCGGCCGCCGGCGCGACGGCACCCCGCTCGAGCTCGAATCACGCTTTGCCGATGTCCTCCGCCGGCAGCCCGACGGCCGCTGGCTCCTCGCCGTCGACAACGGCTTCAACGGAGACTGA
- a CDS encoding oxygenase MpaB family protein, which produces MTESTWTDELLDSMRRTGDPDADAAIEQTYAEGRAEHVRKALVDFDRNTDRIPDDLPSRLREYFEKTAVLPDWADPDRMERGNDLLGRYQPYLLSTLLCSSLPMCYGCGDGAQVLYRSQRLTGRVYHRLIDTSQFLVDVLCEGGLQPGGHGVRTAQKIRLLHATMRYHASRDSDWDPAWGHPVNQEDLAGTLTSFSVVVPVGLQRLGVDLPDGDRDDFVHIWRVIGHILGIDQRLNPADFDAAQALMDRILDRQQSPSEAGRALTKALLDFIRETMPGSEFASLGPTLIRHLAGDHQSDLVDVPQPDWAGLATAAGLEAGAGFSAVTSRTTNAVPLTNQLAAKLGDAVLKSGIRLANKGQRSEWQVPTGLTDTSEEAAASR; this is translated from the coding sequence ATGACGGAAAGCACGTGGACGGACGAGCTCCTCGACTCGATGCGCCGCACTGGAGATCCGGACGCGGATGCAGCTATCGAGCAGACCTACGCGGAGGGCCGGGCAGAGCACGTTCGGAAAGCGCTGGTCGACTTCGACCGGAACACCGACAGGATTCCGGACGACCTACCCTCGCGACTCCGCGAATACTTCGAGAAGACCGCCGTCCTGCCGGACTGGGCTGATCCCGACCGGATGGAGCGCGGGAACGACCTGCTGGGCCGGTACCAGCCGTACCTGCTGTCGACGCTGCTGTGCAGTTCACTACCGATGTGCTACGGATGCGGCGACGGCGCACAGGTCCTGTACCGATCGCAACGTCTGACGGGGCGGGTGTACCACCGCCTGATCGATACGTCGCAATTCTTGGTGGACGTACTGTGTGAAGGTGGTCTGCAGCCCGGCGGCCACGGTGTGCGGACGGCGCAGAAAATCCGCCTGCTGCACGCCACCATGCGCTACCACGCGTCCCGGGACAGCGACTGGGACCCAGCATGGGGTCATCCCGTCAACCAGGAGGATCTCGCCGGCACCCTGACGAGCTTTTCCGTGGTGGTCCCGGTGGGGTTGCAGCGCCTCGGCGTCGACCTTCCAGATGGCGATCGCGACGACTTCGTCCACATCTGGCGCGTGATCGGCCACATCCTCGGGATCGATCAACGTCTGAATCCCGCCGACTTCGACGCCGCGCAGGCACTCATGGACAGGATCCTGGATCGGCAGCAGTCCCCTTCGGAGGCCGGCCGGGCGCTGACCAAGGCCCTTCTGGACTTCATCCGCGAGACGATGCCAGGATCGGAGTTCGCCTCCCTCGGGCCCACGTTGATCCGTCATCTGGCCGGCGACCATCAATCCGACCTCGTGGACGTTCCCCAGCCGGATTGGGCCGGCCTGGCCACCGCGGCCGGGCTCGAGGCCGGGGCCGGGTTCAGCGCGGTGACGAGCCGAACCACCAACGCCGTGCCGCTGACCAACCAACTCGCCGCCAAGCTCGGGGACGCGGTTCTCAAGAGCGGGATCCGGCTGGCCAACAAGGGGCAGCGGTCGGAATGGCAAGTGCCCACCGGCTTGACCGATACCTCCGAGGAAGCAGCGGCATCCCGCTAA
- a CDS encoding class I SAM-dependent methyltransferase has translation MDIWPIDEERRKRVHDRVRIERRRLVLDGPRWTRDYEGDFQRVTLPERDCNLLRDLVVAEGVETIVEIGLAYGSSALAIGEALVSVPRKRPLHVIIDPLQETTWSNVGWELIRSSGLDATSRLVLQPSSQALAGLVEQGFTADAAFVDGSHRFHEVFTDLYFLRKIVRPGGIVVLDDYWWPSVRTAIHYFESNMGWLVMPDVFDGGTTDPATGAGRLRALRLPDPSFEPSFDDFRPF, from the coding sequence ATGGACATCTGGCCGATCGACGAGGAGCGACGAAAGCGCGTCCACGATCGGGTCAGGATCGAGCGGCGCCGGCTGGTTCTCGACGGCCCGCGCTGGACTCGCGACTACGAAGGCGATTTCCAGCGGGTGACGCTGCCCGAGCGGGACTGCAACCTCCTGCGTGACCTCGTCGTCGCGGAGGGGGTCGAGACGATCGTCGAGATCGGCTTGGCGTACGGCAGTTCGGCGCTCGCGATCGGAGAGGCGCTGGTTTCCGTGCCGCGGAAGCGGCCGCTCCATGTGATCATCGACCCCTTGCAGGAGACGACCTGGTCGAACGTCGGATGGGAGCTGATCCGATCGTCAGGGCTCGATGCGACCTCGCGACTCGTTCTGCAGCCGTCGTCGCAAGCCCTGGCCGGACTCGTCGAGCAGGGGTTCACGGCTGACGCGGCGTTCGTCGACGGGAGCCATCGGTTCCACGAGGTCTTCACCGACCTGTACTTCCTCCGCAAGATCGTCCGACCGGGCGGAATCGTCGTCCTCGACGACTATTGGTGGCCGTCGGTGCGCACGGCGATCCACTACTTCGAGAGCAACATGGGGTGGCTCGTCATGCCCGACGTCTTCGACGGCGGCACGACCGATCCCGCGACCGGAGCCGGCCGCCTGCGAGCCCTTCGCCTGCCTGATCCGTCGTTCGAACCCTCGTTCGACGACTTCCGCCCTTTTTAG
- a CDS encoding DUF397 domain-containing protein, translating into MTSKDTRRFVKSTFSGGNGGDCVEWAVTSTGVYVRDSKDRDGAELRFTHAEWDDLAAGAATSTSHSSVFVADEGVRMTGEGGELFFTRAEWAAFVAGARAGECRLAVGAA; encoded by the coding sequence ATGACCAGCAAGGACACCCGCCGGTTCGTCAAGAGCACCTTCTCCGGTGGCAACGGCGGCGACTGCGTCGAATGGGCCGTCACCTCCACCGGCGTGTACGTCCGGGACAGCAAGGACCGCGACGGGGCAGAACTTCGCTTCACCCACGCCGAATGGGACGACCTCGCGGCCGGCGCCGCGACCAGTACCTCCCACTCGTCGGTGTTCGTCGCGGACGAGGGCGTTCGCATGACGGGGGAGGGCGGCGAACTGTTCTTCACGCGCGCCGAGTGGGCTGCCTTCGTCGCCGGGGCGCGAGCGGGGGAATGCCGGCTCGCGGTGGGCGCAGCGTAG
- a CDS encoding helix-turn-helix transcriptional regulator: MPFIECHRSFSPVDVRSAHRTDESLTEQLSILVSRRDTRFRCETMSAPETAEQRSTMSSVGPTVVRRQLGRRLRQLRDVSGMSVEEVVAERHLGISRAKLYKLEAGKHPAKPQDIAVLCARYGVAADETSTLQALALATQEASWWHVYGDDAVPEWFSLYMELEPAASSIRKYESELVPGLLQTEDYARAIYQAFRGESDDGEIKRRVAVRMERQAIFDRAEPRRLHAVLNEAALLRSVGGPEVMQTQLAKLRDAVDRPEITIDVLPLRSGAHAAMNGSFAILDFENPDEDPPVAYVETASSAAYLQKPADLDRYRAIFTNILNSAIPLQEYSS; this comes from the coding sequence GTGCCATTCATCGAATGTCATCGCAGCTTCTCTCCGGTCGATGTGCGGTCAGCTCACCGTACCGATGAGAGTCTCACCGAACAACTCTCAATTCTTGTGTCTCGTCGCGATACTCGATTCCGATGTGAGACCATGTCGGCTCCGGAGACCGCAGAGCAGAGGAGCACGATGTCGTCCGTGGGACCGACCGTTGTCAGACGCCAGCTCGGCCGCCGCCTCCGGCAGCTGCGTGACGTGTCGGGCATGTCCGTCGAGGAGGTGGTCGCGGAACGACATCTCGGCATCTCGCGCGCGAAGCTGTACAAGCTCGAGGCCGGGAAGCATCCGGCGAAGCCGCAGGACATCGCGGTCCTCTGCGCCCGGTACGGGGTGGCGGCCGACGAGACGTCGACACTGCAGGCGCTGGCACTGGCGACGCAGGAGGCGAGCTGGTGGCACGTGTACGGCGACGATGCGGTGCCGGAGTGGTTCAGCCTCTACATGGAGTTGGAACCGGCGGCATCGAGCATCCGCAAGTACGAGTCCGAGCTCGTCCCGGGCTTGCTGCAGACCGAGGACTATGCACGGGCGATCTACCAGGCCTTTCGGGGAGAGAGCGATGACGGGGAGATCAAGCGCCGCGTCGCCGTCCGCATGGAACGCCAGGCGATCTTCGACCGCGCGGAGCCGCGCCGGCTGCATGCCGTGCTCAACGAGGCGGCCCTTCTGCGGAGTGTCGGAGGGCCGGAGGTGATGCAGACGCAACTGGCCAAGCTTCGGGACGCCGTCGACCGTCCCGAGATCACCATCGACGTTCTACCGCTGCGCTCCGGCGCGCACGCGGCTATGAACGGCTCCTTCGCGATCCTGGACTTCGAGAACCCGGACGAAGACCCACCGGTCGCGTATGTCGAGACCGCCAGTTCCGCGGCCTATCTCCAGAAGCCCGCGGATCTCGACCGGTACCGCGCGATCTTCACGAACATCCTGAACAGTGCGATCCCTCTCCAGGAGTACTCGTCATGA
- a CDS encoding dihydroxy-acid dehydratase, with amino-acid sequence MSGLDRGFANYGDVAFSRFLRRSFLHASGRSPESLERPVIGIATSPSDFNPCHRAQPELVTSVERGVLAAGGLPMAFPTISLGESFLTPTSMVFRNLMAMDVEEMVRAQPMDAVVLVGGCDKTVPAQLMGAFSAGRPAIQLVTGPMSTGRYHGERLGACTDCRRFWARYRAGEVDDVEIAEVERNLATTAGTCAVMGTASTMACIAEALGMALPGSATAPAVHADRLRIGEATGAAAVEIARAGRTPDQVVTPASVRNALRVLLAIGGSTNALIHLTAVAGRLGLPIDPDELNALSDTTPVLVELKPTGDHYMEDLHASGGLAAVLHELRDLLDLSAPTVTGKTLGDVLGDGPRWVDRSVVRPLSDPARPVGGLVWLRGSLAPQGAVIKRSAADPALFETTGRAVVFTSLEDLAARIDDPDLDVAPDDVLVLQNAGPRGAGMPEAGYLPIPGKLARAGVKDIVRISDARMSGTAYGTIVLHVTPEAAVGGPLALVRTGDRIRLSVREARLDLLVDEAELARRRAALPAAPPGPPTGYGRLFHEHVLGADQGCDLDFCVPAPVDAARVG; translated from the coding sequence GTGAGCGGTCTCGACCGGGGCTTCGCGAACTACGGCGACGTCGCGTTCTCGCGGTTCCTGCGCCGCAGCTTCCTGCACGCCAGCGGGCGTTCGCCGGAGTCCCTGGAACGGCCCGTGATCGGGATCGCGACCTCGCCGAGCGACTTCAACCCGTGCCACCGCGCGCAGCCGGAGCTGGTGACGTCCGTCGAGCGCGGCGTGCTCGCGGCGGGCGGGCTGCCGATGGCGTTCCCGACGATCTCGCTGGGGGAGAGTTTCCTGACCCCCACCTCGATGGTGTTCCGCAACCTCATGGCGATGGACGTCGAGGAGATGGTGCGGGCGCAGCCGATGGACGCGGTGGTGCTCGTCGGCGGCTGCGACAAGACGGTGCCCGCGCAGCTCATGGGCGCGTTCTCGGCGGGACGCCCGGCGATCCAGCTGGTCACCGGGCCGATGTCCACGGGGCGCTACCACGGCGAGCGGCTGGGCGCCTGCACCGACTGCCGCCGGTTCTGGGCGCGCTACCGGGCGGGCGAGGTCGACGACGTCGAGATCGCCGAGGTCGAGCGCAACCTCGCCACCACGGCCGGGACGTGCGCGGTGATGGGCACCGCCAGCACGATGGCCTGCATTGCCGAGGCGCTGGGGATGGCGCTGCCCGGCAGCGCCACCGCCCCCGCCGTGCACGCCGACCGGCTGCGCATCGGCGAGGCCACGGGCGCTGCGGCCGTCGAGATCGCCCGCGCGGGGCGCACCCCGGACCAGGTGGTGACGCCCGCATCCGTGCGCAACGCGCTGCGCGTGCTGCTCGCGATCGGCGGCTCGACGAACGCGCTGATCCACCTCACCGCGGTGGCCGGGCGCCTCGGCCTGCCGATCGACCCGGACGAGCTGAACGCACTGAGCGACACCACGCCGGTCCTCGTGGAGCTCAAGCCCACCGGCGACCACTACATGGAGGACCTGCACGCCTCCGGCGGCCTCGCCGCGGTCCTGCACGAGCTGCGCGACCTGCTCGACCTGTCCGCCCCGACCGTCACGGGCAAGACGCTCGGCGACGTGCTCGGGGACGGCCCGCGCTGGGTGGACCGATCCGTCGTCCGACCGCTGTCCGACCCGGCGCGGCCCGTGGGCGGGCTCGTCTGGCTGCGCGGCTCCCTCGCGCCGCAGGGTGCGGTGATCAAGCGGTCGGCCGCCGACCCCGCGCTCTTCGAGACCACCGGACGCGCCGTCGTGTTCACCTCGCTCGAGGACCTCGCCGCCCGGATCGACGACCCCGACCTCGACGTCGCGCCCGACGACGTTCTCGTGCTGCAGAACGCGGGTCCCCGCGGCGCCGGCATGCCCGAGGCGGGCTACCTGCCCATCCCGGGCAAGCTCGCGCGGGCGGGAGTGAAGGACATCGTGCGCATCTCGGACGCCCGGATGAGCGGCACCGCCTACGGCACGATCGTCCTGCACGTCACGCCGGAGGCGGCGGTGGGCGGCCCGCTCGCGCTCGTACGAACCGGCGACCGGATCCGGCTCTCGGTGCGCGAGGCCCGGCTCGACCTGCTCGTCGACGAGGCCGAGCTGGCGCGCCGCCGTGCGGCCCTCCCGGCGGCGCCGCCCGGCCCGCCGACCGGTTACGGGCGTCTGTTCCACGAGCACGTGCTCGGCGCCGACCAGGGCTGTGACCTCGACTTCTGCGTCCCCGCCCCGGTCGACGCAGCCCGCGTCGGCTGA
- a CDS encoding dihydrodipicolinate synthase family protein — MTVQKLAPGVWGVLATPLTPDGASVDTDSLTRQVQHYVRIGATGLTALGVFGEAARLTPDERQTVVRTVAAAAPELPLVIGLSALDADAACAEAANVLDVLDRSPAGLMVQVGSPDPDAVVRQLTTVAERTGQGIVVQDYPVMSGVSIATADLVEVVRRVPAAVAVKSESAPSPPAVAILAAGLSVPVFGGLGGTGLLDELAVGSAGAMTGFSVPEGLIACVNAFRDGGFAAAREAWLDYLPLVNFEFQAGIALALRKHSLVHRGLIASPAVRPPAAPAPEPLLPVLLEHLRRTPHALRVAS, encoded by the coding sequence ATGACCGTCCAGAAGCTCGCGCCCGGCGTGTGGGGCGTCCTCGCCACGCCCCTCACCCCGGACGGCGCGAGCGTCGACACCGACTCCCTGACGCGCCAGGTGCAGCACTACGTGCGGATCGGGGCCACCGGGCTCACCGCGCTCGGCGTGTTCGGCGAGGCAGCCCGGCTAACCCCGGACGAGCGGCAGACCGTGGTGCGGACGGTCGCGGCGGCGGCCCCGGAGCTGCCGCTGGTGATCGGGCTCTCCGCGCTGGACGCGGACGCGGCCTGCGCCGAGGCGGCGAACGTGCTCGACGTGCTGGACCGGTCGCCTGCCGGGCTGATGGTGCAGGTCGGCTCGCCCGACCCGGACGCCGTGGTCCGCCAGCTCACCACCGTCGCCGAGCGGACCGGGCAGGGCATCGTCGTGCAGGACTACCCGGTGATGAGCGGGGTGTCGATCGCGACGGCCGACCTCGTCGAGGTCGTCCGGCGGGTGCCGGCGGCGGTGGCGGTGAAGTCGGAGTCGGCGCCGAGCCCGCCCGCCGTCGCGATCCTCGCCGCCGGGCTTTCCGTGCCGGTGTTCGGCGGGCTGGGCGGAACCGGCCTGCTCGACGAGCTCGCCGTCGGCTCGGCAGGGGCCATGACCGGCTTCTCGGTGCCCGAGGGCCTGATCGCGTGCGTGAACGCGTTCCGCGACGGCGGGTTCGCCGCGGCCCGCGAGGCGTGGCTGGACTACCTGCCGCTCGTCAACTTCGAGTTCCAGGCCGGGATCGCGCTCGCGTTGCGCAAGCACAGCCTCGTGCACCGCGGGTTGATCGCGTCGCCCGCCGTCCGCCCGCCCGCCGCGCCCGCCCCGGAGCCGCTGCTCCCCGTGCTGCTGGAGCACCTGCGGCGCACGCCCCACGCGCTGCGGGTCGCTTCGTGA
- a CDS encoding NAD-dependent succinate-semialdehyde dehydrogenase: protein MPDELLIGEAWRAASDGRTIDIHDPATGQVVGRVPDASDADLDDVLAAAAAGFATWRHAAPADRGAVLDRAAALLLDRAEAIAAVLTEEQGKPIAEARAEVRQAAEQFRWFAGEAVRSYGRVLATEPGRRSWVERRPVGPVAAFTAWNFPAALPARKLAPAVAYGCSIVLCPAVEAPRTAMALVAALQDAGAPDGVVNLITGDPPRVSRRLIESPVIAKITLTGSVPVGRELVRLSATHLQPLTLELGGHAPLLVLDDLDDAALGRAADAVVRAKFRNAGQVCISPSRIFVQDAVHDRFVAAVLERVTALRVGPGADPDTDVGPLANARRRAAVAELVDKAVADGATVGCGGGVPGGPGWFYPPTVLTDVPDGAALLTEEPFGPILPILRFADLDDGLARAGDVPYGLAAYVFTSDLARADRVIAGLDVGMIGVNETALAAAASPFGGVHLSGYGREGGTESLEAYTVATAVTTRGTV from the coding sequence GTGCCCGACGAGCTGCTCATCGGCGAGGCATGGCGCGCCGCCTCCGACGGGCGCACGATCGACATCCACGATCCCGCCACCGGGCAGGTGGTGGGCCGGGTCCCGGACGCGTCCGACGCCGATCTCGACGACGTGCTCGCCGCCGCGGCGGCCGGGTTCGCGACCTGGAGGCACGCCGCGCCCGCCGACCGCGGCGCCGTCCTCGACCGCGCGGCCGCGCTGCTGCTCGACCGGGCCGAGGCCATCGCCGCCGTTCTGACCGAGGAGCAGGGCAAGCCGATCGCAGAGGCGCGGGCGGAGGTGCGGCAGGCCGCGGAGCAGTTCCGCTGGTTCGCGGGCGAGGCCGTGCGCTCCTACGGGCGGGTGCTGGCCACCGAACCGGGCCGCCGATCGTGGGTGGAGCGGCGCCCGGTCGGCCCGGTCGCCGCGTTCACGGCGTGGAACTTCCCGGCGGCGCTGCCGGCCCGCAAGCTCGCGCCCGCAGTCGCGTACGGCTGCAGCATCGTGCTGTGCCCCGCGGTCGAGGCGCCCCGCACGGCAATGGCGCTGGTGGCGGCCCTTCAGGACGCCGGGGCGCCCGACGGCGTCGTCAACCTGATCACCGGCGATCCGCCGCGGGTGAGCAGGCGGCTGATCGAGTCGCCGGTCATCGCGAAGATCACGCTGACCGGCTCGGTGCCCGTGGGCCGCGAGCTCGTGCGGCTGTCGGCGACCCACCTGCAGCCGCTCACCCTCGAGCTGGGCGGCCACGCCCCGCTGCTGGTGCTCGACGACCTCGACGACGCCGCGCTCGGCCGCGCCGCCGACGCCGTCGTACGGGCGAAGTTCCGCAACGCCGGGCAGGTGTGCATCTCGCCGAGCCGGATCTTCGTGCAGGACGCGGTGCACGACCGGTTCGTCGCGGCCGTGCTGGAGCGGGTCACGGCGCTGCGGGTGGGGCCGGGCGCCGACCCGGACACCGACGTCGGGCCGCTCGCGAACGCGCGGCGCCGGGCGGCCGTTGCCGAGCTGGTCGACAAGGCGGTGGCCGACGGCGCGACCGTCGGGTGCGGCGGCGGGGTCCCCGGTGGGCCCGGCTGGTTCTACCCGCCCACGGTGCTCACCGACGTCCCCGATGGCGCCGCGCTGCTCACCGAGGAGCCGTTCGGGCCGATCCTGCCGATCCTGCGGTTCGCCGACCTCGACGACGGGCTCGCCCGCGCAGGCGATGTGCCCTATGGCCTCGCCGCCTACGTGTTCACCTCGGACCTCGCCCGGGCGGACAGGGTGATCGCGGGGCTGGACGTGGGCATGATCGGGGTGAACGAGACCGCTCTCGCGGCCGCGGCGTCCCCGTTCGGTGGGGTGCACTTGTCGGGCTACGGCCGCGAGGGGGGTACGGAGAGCCTGGAGGCCTACACCGTGGCCACGGCCGTGACGACGAGGGGAACCGTATGA